From the genome of Hippoglossus stenolepis isolate QCI-W04-F060 chromosome 13, HSTE1.2, whole genome shotgun sequence:
ACATGTATCATAAACATAAAGTGTGTCAGCATTATGAATTTGAAATTCAGGCACCTTTTGTCAACAGCAACCCTCTGGATCTCAATAACAGAAGCGTGGCAGCACATTCATGAAACACAATACGCTGCTGGGAAAAAGTGACGTTAACTTACTCCGATGAGACTTTGGCAGTGGAGGAGTGTTTCTGAATCTGTTTACTTccgagctgcagcagtggaggtGGCAGACAATGCTGCGGGGCTGAGCAGCTTTATGAGGCGGCGGCCGCCTGCACAGAAATGTATGGCAGCGATATTGAGACTGGCATTCACTTAATAGTCTGAGCTGTTTTCATTACGTCTCGGGAAGAAGACAGTGAATGGGGCCCGCTCATTCATTTAGTCGTCTTTCCTCCAATTTTCCGTTGCATTATTTCTGTCACTGCGCACCGTGTCTCATGAGCACAATGATGAAATCTTTATTTTGGCTGGCGGCTTTCTGCCTGATTACATTTAATGAGCAATAAATAACTTATCGTTCAAATAGATCACGTGAGATCAGTCAGATGGACGTTTTCGGTTTGGTATAGACCATTAGAGGCGATTCTTCTTAATCACACAGCACAATAACCGGCAAAGTAATGGCTCTGAAGACGTGAAAAACATGGCTATTTTCccttttaatcacatttactAATGTCTTGTGATGTTTACTTGAAGATTGTGAGTCATAAATGCACACGTCGatattttactgcttttacatcaatttgtgttgtgtttctgtgcagctgctgcccAATCATGACATCTATGCCTGGACTGAGGAGCATGTGGtcagtatcagtgtattttctacACCTTACTACTACAATACATACCAACTCATGTCTCAATAACattgtcattaaaaaaataacctgtgattatttttatttattcagtttttctggATGCAGCAACTATTTTGTGCAGGtttgtacattttctttctcatgttTTAAACCATAAGATCTGACTTGGGCACCTTCAGACTTTTATAATGACTATTAGAATCTTATTTATACTGCTAAAActggttgtttttcattttctatatcAGGGGAAGGTACATGTGACATGCAGATGTACGCTGACCTGTTtcaaaaaaatcacatcactgGAAAGACGCTACTTTTGCTCACGGAGTACGACATGCACGACATGGGCGTCAAGTCCAAAGGTCACGTTATGCACCTTAAGGCAAGGCATTAACCACAACTGTGAAAAACCCACATATAATTCATTGATATCTGGGGAGACGGTTAATCTGACCTTTACTCTTGTGCAGGGTGAAATTGAAAAGCTGACTAACGATTACCTTGGATTCGTGCACTTCCCTCCACTGTTCAAGGTATGGTAGTTTCTTTCTCCATTGTCAGGAAGCCGTTTCAGGTTCGCACATTTCATTTCGCAACTTTTTTCCTCCCAGGACGAGttggagaaggaggtggagaagagcaAAACTGTGAATCTGGAGCTGGTGTTTGGGTACCACTGGAAACCAGGAACTGGGAAATGTGTAAGtttgcagccaaacacacacacactgactgcatcAACATAGTCTGCAGCTGTGAGCAGCTGATAAATCTCATCGCTGCCTCTGTGAACACACATGTTAACGTTGGGTAATAAttgttgctttttaaataaatgcacagaATCTTGTTTTCAGCCATGATTGCTTCAGTGCCTCCTCTTACTGAGGCGCTTTGTTCTGAAGATTGGAGATGATGGCTGTTATACTGACCACTGAAGGCAGCACTAGACGTGTATAGAAccagacaaataaacatttcattctCAGCCCGTGTGCCGCATCCACCGCGACTCGCTCGCAGCCCTTTGTTAGGGCCTCAAACTGTGGAGAAAGGGTGGCTCTTCACTTGCTGTTTGAATTTAATCAAAAATAGCCCATTTAGCCAgaagtcattttctttttaaaaggcAAACGTTATTTAATCTTTCAGCTGTTCATTGTCCCATCATAAATAGTCCTCTTTCAGTGTGTTCGGCAGGGCTGAAACGAGACTGCTAATTGCCTCCCATTTCTTCTGACATGTGGTGGTTTAGTGggtagaaaacacagcagggagAAGGAAACAGGAGGTTGAGAAAATGAGAGCTAATTATTTTCCCCTGCCTGGTGTCAGGTTCTGTGTCAGCCTTGTTTTTACAAACTGGAAGGTTTTTTgcactaaataaaacaaacccgcactgcattttttttccttcgcCCCTCTTTGCTGGCGATGTCATGGAAGCAGCTGCACTTCTCAAAGACAAAATGAGGGCCTGCGATTGTGCGGCCACCATCTGACAGCCACTGAGGGTCCCCTACTAATGAGGATATCACCGTGCAGCCAAGTGAAAGGTGCTGAATTATGTATGAGTTGTCATTAGACGCACTCGGGTCCTAGGCATCATTACCAGACATTGTTTCTGCTGGAGTGATTAGACTAGCATGGACCTGGGAGCCCCGGCGCGACCGTCCAGGGCCGACACCAGGCCAGCGCAGGGGCCAGCGGTGTGTTTCTGAGCCAGAGGCCTGCTGAAGCTGCCCCTTTTGAGCCGCTTCCAGTCCCCGGGGACGATGCAGGAGAGGGCGAAAGGCTCCTCAGACGAGTGTGTTAGTGCCACTCCTCTGATGTCTTTCTCTGTGATCACTGCACAATGGATTGGCCTGTGCCGTGAACCCTGTGTGGTTAAGCAGTGACCTGTGGATTTGTGGCAGGCTTTTGGGGATTGTCAGAATCATTACTGCTTCGTCAGCGTTGGTTATGCAGGAGAAGAGCTATGGGGAATTGTTCAGATTTCTGCCTCCTAGTGAGGATTTGATGTGTGCCGCATGCAGCAAGtcatgagaaagaaaaaaataggtTTTCACCCTTAACAACCATCTCTTGTGCCAAAAACTTCATCATTTAGCCCAATATTAACAAACATAGATGTCAAATTTTGACAAGGAATATTGCGACGTCTGAGCAAAGTTAATTACtatttttgtttccctctgtctgcCATAATAATTTTATAAAACATCACAGTTGTTTACTGAATAGTTGTTTACTGCTGCCCAGTACAGATATTGCATACAAATCCCATTTAGAATAATTAAGTTATACGTTTTTGCACCCTTGAAattatttgttcatatttttatgTTAGAAACTCTTTCTTCACCCACAGTGTGAGACTGTGTGGCCACTGCCGTCAAACCACCTCTAGGCTGTGCTGTTGGTTTATGTTCGTGAAGTTCTCCACACAGAGTGGTTCACTTTTCCATATAATCGGGTGTTCTTTCTCTCTGAGTATCTACATAATGCCTCTTTTCTTTCAAGGACTGCAAATGGAAAATGTACATGGAGCTTGACGGAGATGACGTCGCAGTGACCTACATCAAAGATGTCATCTTTAATGCCAACCAACAGGATGTGGACGTCCTGCGGATGACTAAGGTGTCGTCAGAAAACACATTATCCCTCATGTCTTCTCAGTGTTGTCTGATCTAAGGTTGCATTTTACCCACAGGGTTGTTGTAGTGTGATTCCAGTTGtcacgttttttttaacaaactaaTATTATTACAACCCAGCCTCCTTTTGTGATGGACAAATGGATTGTCGGAATAAAAGAGAACCAGAAAGTGGACTACATAGTCAATTATGAGGTGAGTCAACTCAGCTCCTGAGGGAGGCACCTCgcaaaacaataaacatctAGGTATTATCCGTTCAACTCTAAAATCTACCAGGATACCAGCGCAACTAGTTTGAAGCTTTTTGAAACTAAATACCCTCATATCACCTTTTTACTTGACACTTCAGAATGATGTCAAGTCATCAAAGTGCACCCGCCACAGCGGCCTGGTGACGTGGGGTGTCAGTGGTGGACAAGACGTGATAAAGACGGTGGAGCTGGTCATCGAGACGGCACCGGACAGCATCGACTGGAACCCCAAGGACTGGTCCAGCTCCGGTAATAGTTTTATTAATAGTTTTGTTGTATTAGTTGAGTGCACAGGCAACAGTTCTCACTGCTGGGCAGTTTCAAAGTTTTGCTCGTGAAGTCTCCATTAATTTATGTCAAGTTCAAACTCAAGTTGCTTTAAGATAAGAGAgcaaaaaaaatcttaaatgaaaaaAGCTGTAAGATTAAGTATTATAATATTACTATAGCATCACAATCAAAAGGGAATAGAACAGGAAGGCATTGTTACTATTGAAAGagaatagtaataataatgatatggATAAAAGCTGCAATCTCTGTCGAAAAATACTTTCAGTCGAACTAAAAGCTTGcaagaaaatatgtttttactgaAAAGAAGATACTGTTATAGCAGAGACGATTTATGTTGAAGATAATTCCATAAACTAGGACAACAATGACTGAAAGCACCATAGCCTGATAtagaatgaaaaataagataTTAGGAATATATTTACCAAATGTCCCCTTATGTTAATCATTGCTTATCTTCTGTTCTAGATATTGATCCTATATGGATGCACAATGTAAGGTTGCGGCAGATGAGGACCGCAAAATCCCCGCAGCGAGCGGCTCCTCGACCAACCTTCACCAGCTCTGATGCCCGCACTCTGCCTCAGTTTCTGTCTGCACATGAAAGCCAGGAGTTCTCTTACGCTGCAGCTGTGCGTCGCTCTCCAAACCACCTCCGAGCACATCCCTGGATTGACTCGCGCAGCTCCTCGCCAACTGCCAGCCTGTCGGCCAAACTGTCGTCGCTCCATCTGGGGTCAAAGGGCAGCAGTCCTTCCAGCACCACGTCAGAGAGCGCCTCAGAGCGGGAACGAGAGCGCCCGATCAGTGCTGGAGCAGTGCACGACCACCGCAAGAACTTCTACTTTGGCAGCACGTTAAATGTAGGAGTAGCGCAGGGTAGGGGGCACGCATTGACCAACACTAGAGGCTATGTTTATAATAAAACCAGCAAAACCTCGCGACAGCCAGGGAGGCCACGGTCCAACAGTTACAGTGCCACATCAGTGAACCGCCTACCCACGATACCAGGTATATTGTCTGTGACGGCAAACCCCAGTGAGGATAAAGAAGGGGCCAAAGCCAGCGACGGAGGGTGGATCAAAGTGGAGCGACAGAAAAGATTACCACGTCAGGACAATAAACAAGTCCGAGGTCGACAGAGGAGAGGCGGCAGGGGGGGGCGTGGTGCTGGTGGGAGAACTTAACGTGGGCCACTCATGAACTGACAGCTCCTTGTATGCTGAACATGTCATGCACTGAAATGGTTATGCACATAAATTATGTCTCCACACATGCTAAAAGTTGTTTTAAGAGAATACACTGATACttattatatgtaaatatatatgcatGACCAaataaggtttttatttttaaatctgactTCTGCCTGGTTAATATAACAAACCTATtatgctctttaaaaaaaataaaaaataaactaaataaaggACAATACAGTACCTGTTCTTTCTTACATTAAATTGATGGCATCGAGTGATAAtgttacataaaaatatatgtttatttatcaggCCAGTTTTTCACAAGTAACTAAATAAAGTGTTATAACACTACGACAAATGGGACAAATAAAAATTCAGACTCTTTCTTCCAATCGTTTGTTTCTgagtttcttctctttttgtacAGTATATGTCAACAAACAGATATATTACATTATCTACTTGGAGGTTTTGGATGTTTCCatcttttgtttgattgtttccAGCATTACGCtgaaactacaggacagattatcatgaaacttggtggaaggatgcagtacgGGCCAAGGTAGAACTTATTCTATTTTAGTGCGAATCCAGATCTGGGGACGGatctgagttgtttttttcactttctttaccattgTAAGATACAAAGATTTTTTACGTTTTCGttaatttcccagggaataattatgaatcttgatgaaataaagcaaaattTAGGGACTgtaatctatgagtgtgtatgcTTTGGTGCGACTTGATTGAATCTAAAGGGAGTGTGGGGCCTTGGCAGAGTATGCACTCTACTAAGTGCTTATCCAGTTCATATGTTTTTCAATGGTCATAATTAAAAAGGCTTATCTAGTATGAATGTCCCACCCCAACACTGTTATCATGATTTCCTCTGTGCCTCAAGCtgatctgcttcctgttgtttctcAGGTGACTTTTGGTCTCTGCCTTTGGATATGTCATTAACTATGATTTATTcccattgttgtttttagtttcagTGCCTTCTTTGCCacagaaaacctttttatttaatttatttataacctGTAAACCACTTTAAGTGTAACCgaaacattcacatttacaaGACTGAGTAAAGTGTCATTTGTTAACTAGTAGTAATGCTTTAATGTGCAGGTGAAAACTGAGCTTGAAACTAAATATGAAATTCCCTTAGATtgtgaagatgtggcctgttccataaatctcaagatgaaaagGAAGTGACATTTTACGCGCCTTGTATGCAAATTCGAGAATAAGAGATTCGCGCCGCCACAGAGTTCATGGAAGGAACACAAACATGGACTCGGATAAATCAAACAGTTTCAAAAGTTTTACGggttttaaaaatataacagtGATGTAAAACACTGACAATGACTTGCGAGTATCAACTTAACCGCCAATTTCATACAACACatgtttaacttttaataaaacGACCTGAGTAGTTGTATGGGTCTTCCAGGACTTTCCGGTGGCGCGGGAAACGAACATTTCGCGCGCTGCGTGCAGGGGCAGGATCCGCATTGTTCACTTCAGATCAGATCGgatcagagctgctgctgctgctcggtgcttctgtgtctgtgtgcaggaaAACTGAAAACTAGAACAATGACCCTGACCCGCTCCAAGGtaagaaaaacaacttgatcCAAAAAGTTTCACATCACCAGCAGTGTTATGCTAAACTTGTAATAACGACACTTTTAGTTATTACCACGTTGTAATAGTTGAGTTGTAgttttgaataataatattgttatgATGTTATATCAGGTCTGCAATGTGATTACATGCAAACATTAAGAAAGAAGTAATAGTGCTGTTGAAATATTACAAGTATTATGTTTAAAGTTGATCGACCCAGTTACCTACAGACTCAGGGGTGTGTCCCATAGGATCCACAGAAGAATGAGTCGATCTAAGTTAGTCCACTGACAGAGgactcatgtttttaaatgctcAAGCATAAAACCAGAAACTATGTGTTGCCAGAGTTTTTATGCACTGACCTTAAatcgttttcagacatttttcttaTACTGTCAGATTATTGATCCTGAAAGTAGTTGATTCGTGCAAAAGTCCATTTATTTAGTTGTGGATTCAGAAACGTGTGCCTACAAGACACCGGGGCATCGATTTGGACCACGTACTTCAGAGTTACTGAGAAAAGTCAGTCCTTCCTGACTGAGCCAGGGTTTGTAAAAACCACTCCTGTTTCCTCAACCTGCctgttttcatttacagagaCTGGCAGTTCAGCCACCTCCGTCCACCAGGATGAGTTTGAGGAGCTTCCGCAGTGTCCCGCTGGTTCCCATGgagacctcctcctcctcttcctccgatGACAGCTGCGATAGCTTCGGCTCAGATGGAGGCTTTGCAAACACGGTAAGAATGAGTGACCAAATATCATCATATATACAATCTCATCATGCAGAGGTTAATGTATAGGCTCTTGGCAGCAACATCTGAaactaatatgtgtgtgtgtgtgtctgtgttcagagAAGCAGCTTGAGACAGACGAGGAGGACGGCACAGAAACCAGAGTTGGAAACGTCAGAGGAGGAGATTTGCAGTGCGTTTGAGGAGACTGGCATCAGCAGGCGCATGAAATCCATGGTGCGTTTTGGATAAAACACAACCGCAATGTAATTCATTACTTCATGTAACACAGCGTAACTTTCTTCTAACTATGCATTGTTCTTTCTTATCAGAAAGTGGACTCTGACGCTCCGAGACGAGGCCGCAGGTCCAACGTGCTGAAGGTTGCCATGACGTTTCCCACCAGGAAGCAGCAGGGAAAGAAGAGGCCTGCATCCGAACCGCTCCCTCAACCCAAAGTAGAGGACTCcgactctgaggaggagaaggacttCATGAACAAGAGAGCCCTGAATATAAAGGAGAACAAGGAAATGGTACAAATTGctgcatttttataaaatgatttcTGAAGTTTGGTCAAAACACTTGAAATTTCCCTTTTGGTTTCCACTCATTCATTTGTCCTTTGATTTATAGCTCGCAAAGCTCATGGCAGAGCTGAACAAAGTGCCTGGACTGTTCCCGCGACGAACGCCATCGTCTGCTTCCTCCACGGTAAATTACTGTCaatttttactttcactttcagatctgctctttaacacacacacacacacacacacacacacacacacacacacacacacacacacacacacacacacacacacacacacacacacacacacacacacacacacacacacacacacacacacacaccacagaagCAGATTGTGTCTTGATCAAAGCTGACAATATTTGAACTTCTTCAGCCCAGACAGGCAGCCCGGCGACCAACCCCGAGAGCTCTCAGGAGAAACCCGGAGCGTCTCTCCCGACCCCACACACGATCCCGCACTACGGTGGACGGACCTCCCAGCCCGACCTCCGAGGAGGAGACCGACGACAAGTTCAGCCTGGTTCGCAAAAGTCGCTACTTCGAGGAATATGATGAGCCAGTAAGTCATTTTCGCAAATGATCTGTCTCCTCGTACGTTGCCGTAAATTCTAATACACAGGCATTAATCACAGTCTAATTAACTACATTTATTCCTCGTGCAGCCCCGTCGCCGTGTCTGCAACGGCATGAAGGCCATTCCTCATGTGGTGCGGCCCGTGGAGGAAGTCACGGAGATAGAGCTGCAGAGGATCTGCCACAATGTGCGAGAGAAAGTTTACAACAGCTCCACTGTAAGTGTCACGTTCACTGTAACGCTGAGATTGTTTGAGCGGGTGCATTTCTGTTGTGAAGCTCTGAGGCTAAAGACGGTAAAATGTTCTTTCAGGGCTCCACCTGCCACCAGTGCCGCCAGAAAACCGTCGACACCAAAACTAATTGCCGTAATCCAGAGTGCCAGGGGGTGAGGGGCCAGTTCTGCGGCCCCTGTCTTCGTAACCGCTACGGAGAGGAGGTCCGAGACGCTCTGCTGGATCCGGTGAGTTCTTCAACGTGCAAGGGCGTGTTCACGTTTGATCCTGTATGTGGCAAACGAGTCTGACTGTTTCATTCTCGTTGCTCGTGGCAGGAGTGGCTGTGCCCGCCGTGCAGGGGGATCTGTAACTGCAGCTTCTGTCGAGCCCGAGAAGGTCGCTGTGCCACAGGAGTGCTGGTCTACCTGGCGAAATACCACGGCTACGATAACGTGCACGCTTATCTGAAGAGGTGACTGgtgcattttaaacaaattacaAGTGTGTATTGTTGTCATATTAACACGTCAGCAGGTTAACACTGAaggtttttgtttcctcttccctctgcagcttgagaaaggagctggaggagagcagcgAGTGAAGCTCGGAGGAGAAAAACTGCTCCTGGACCAAACTGACACCGTCTGTGACCATTTTGACAAACACTCAGTTTAACTATTGTTCGGTTTTACCATAGTTACACATTACTTACTGGTTTTGTTGAGAGCTAAAACTTCCATATACTGTAAGAAAAGATGGACGTCATGACTGAactaaaagatggtttctgtaatttcagTCATCATCACTAAGATGTATGTACGAATGTTAATTTTCGGCcaagtttagttttagtttccCTTTTTGATTGCTCACTCTtataaaaatgaggtgaaacgtcatgattgacagataaAACTAACTCGTGACTGGTTAAGCTCATGTATTAAGAGGAGCTCGCTGTTGTGGCGTTCGTATCCGGGTTATCTGagcctcatttctggatagaggcaggaagtgaagttGTGTCgtccaactttat
Proteins encoded in this window:
- the zak gene encoding mitogen-activated protein kinase kinase kinase 20 isoform X1, which gives rise to MLSPSASFVQVKFDDIIFFENCGGGSFGSVYRARWISQDKEVAVKKLLKIENEAEILSVLSHRNIIQFYGAIIEAPHYGIVTEYASGGSLYEYLSSDESEDMDMGQIMTWAADIGRGMHYLHSEAPIKVIHRDLKSRNVVLSSDKVLKICDFGASKFLTHTTHMSLVGTFPWMAPEVIQSLPVSETCDTFSYGVVLWEMLTREIPFKGLEGLQVAWLVVEKNERLTIPSGCPASFAELMRNCWATDPKERPMFKQILFTLESMSNDSQLPEQCNSFLHNKAEWRCEIEATLDRLKKLERDLSTKEQELKERERRLKMWERKLVEQSNTPLLPNHDIYAWTEEHVFFWMQQLFCAGEGTCDMQMYADLFQKNHITGKTLLLLTEYDMHDMGVKSKGHVMHLKGEIEKLTNDYLGFVHFPPLFKDELEKEVEKSKTVNLELVFGYHWKPGTGKCDCKWKMYMELDGDDVAVTYIKDVIFNANQQDVDVLRMTKPPFVMDKWIVGIKENQKVDYIVNYENDVKSSKCTRHSGLVTWGVSGGQDVIKTVELVIETAPDSIDWNPKDWSSSDIDPIWMHNVRLRQMRTAKSPQRAAPRPTFTSSDARTLPQFLSAHESQEFSYAAAVRRSPNHLRAHPWIDSRSSSPTASLSAKLSSLHLGSKGSSPSSTTSESASERERERPISAGAVHDHRKNFYFGSTLNVGVAQGRGHALTNTRGYVYNKTSKTSRQPGRPRSNSYSATSVNRLPTIPGILSVTANPSEDKEGAKASDGGWIKVERQKRLPRQDNKQVRGRQRRGGRGGRGAGGRT
- the cdca7a gene encoding cell division cycle-associated protein 7a, with amino-acid sequence MTLTRSKRLAVQPPPSTRMSLRSFRSVPLVPMETSSSSSSDDSCDSFGSDGGFANTRSSLRQTRRTAQKPELETSEEEICSAFEETGISRRMKSMKVDSDAPRRGRRSNVLKVAMTFPTRKQQGKKRPASEPLPQPKVEDSDSEEEKDFMNKRALNIKENKEMLAKLMAELNKVPGLFPRRTPSSASSTPRQAARRPTPRALRRNPERLSRPHTRSRTTVDGPPSPTSEEETDDKFSLVRKSRYFEEYDEPPRRRVCNGMKAIPHVVRPVEEVTEIELQRICHNVREKVYNSSTGSTCHQCRQKTVDTKTNCRNPECQGVRGQFCGPCLRNRYGEEVRDALLDPEWLCPPCRGICNCSFCRAREGRCATGVLVYLAKYHGYDNVHAYLKSLRKELEESSE